In one window of Cupriavidus necator N-1 DNA:
- a CDS encoding efflux RND transporter periplasmic adaptor subunit, whose protein sequence is MRKSQRIRCVAAYALAALSAVALVACGDKKAEGGPPPPPEVGVVTVTPSPVAVVNELPGRLEGIRTAEVRARVEGIVLSRNYTEGGEVKAGQVMFRIDPAPYQATLASAQAALQRAEANAVSARLKAERYKPLVAVNAVSKQEYDDAVASAGQANADVASAKAAVRTAQINLGYTTVTAPISGRAGRALVTEGALVGKGEATKLALVEQVDPMWVTFTQPASEVTRLRRAIESGMVKGMNGGAKVHLYVEDGREYEQTGKLLFSDMTVDPTTGAITLRAQFPNPKRELLSGTFVRVKIEQGVDENALTVPQRALIRGAQGASVMVVGTDGNVAAVPVKAPQAIGDSWVVTEGLKGGEKVIVEGLQKIKVGAPARAVPFKPAGASAPAAATASAPATPASAPKAESQQQAKSDAKQG, encoded by the coding sequence ATGAGGAAGTCCCAACGTATCCGTTGCGTTGCAGCCTATGCACTAGCGGCGCTGTCTGCCGTGGCGCTTGTTGCCTGTGGCGACAAGAAGGCCGAAGGCGGCCCCCCGCCCCCGCCGGAAGTGGGTGTGGTGACCGTGACGCCGTCGCCGGTCGCCGTCGTCAATGAACTGCCGGGCCGCCTGGAAGGCATCCGCACGGCCGAAGTGCGTGCTCGCGTCGAAGGCATCGTGCTGTCGCGCAACTACACCGAAGGCGGCGAAGTGAAGGCCGGCCAGGTGATGTTCCGCATCGACCCGGCGCCCTACCAGGCCACGCTGGCTTCGGCCCAGGCCGCGCTGCAGCGCGCCGAGGCCAACGCCGTGTCGGCGCGCCTGAAGGCCGAGCGCTACAAGCCCCTGGTGGCCGTCAACGCGGTCAGCAAGCAGGAGTACGACGACGCCGTGGCCTCCGCCGGCCAGGCCAATGCCGACGTGGCCTCGGCCAAGGCGGCGGTGCGCACCGCCCAGATCAACCTGGGCTACACCACCGTGACCGCACCGATCAGCGGCCGTGCCGGCCGCGCGCTGGTGACCGAGGGCGCGCTGGTGGGCAAGGGCGAGGCGACCAAGCTGGCGCTGGTGGAGCAGGTCGACCCGATGTGGGTCACCTTCACCCAGCCGGCTTCGGAAGTCACGCGCCTGCGCCGCGCCATCGAGTCCGGCATGGTCAAGGGCATGAACGGCGGCGCCAAAGTGCACCTGTACGTCGAAGACGGCCGCGAGTACGAACAGACCGGCAAGCTGCTGTTCTCTGACATGACCGTAGACCCGACCACCGGCGCGATCACGCTGCGCGCGCAGTTCCCCAACCCGAAGCGCGAGCTGCTCTCGGGCACCTTCGTGCGCGTGAAGATCGAGCAGGGCGTGGATGAGAACGCACTGACCGTGCCGCAGCGGGCGCTGATCCGTGGCGCGCAGGGTGCCAGCGTGATGGTGGTGGGTACGGACGGGAATGTCGCGGCGGTGCCGGTCAAGGCGCCGCAGGCCATTGGCGACAGCTGGGTGGTGACCGAAGGCCTGAAGGGCGGCGAGAAGGTGATCGTCGAGGGCCTGCAGAAGATCAAGGTCGGTGCGCCGGCCAGGGCCGTGCCGTTCAAGCCGGCCGGGGCCTCGGCACCGGCCGCGGCGACGGCCTCCGCCCCGGCGACGCCGGCCTCGGCCCCCAAGGCCGAGAGCCAGCAGCAAGCCAAGTCTGACGCCAAGCAAGGCTGA
- a CDS encoding efflux RND transporter permease subunit, protein MAKFFIDRPVFAWVLALIIVLGGILAILQLPIAQYPNIAPPTISVTATYPGASAKTLEDSVTSVIEQELNGAPNLLYYNSTSESSGLASITIAFAPGSNVDLNSVEVQNRLKRVEARLPAEVRQQGVRVDKAGNNYMMFLTVSSKSGTADAIQLGNYVSAQVIDSIRRVPGVGQADLFGTEYAMRIWLDPAKLTGYNLTPTDVTAAVGEQNIQVAVGELGGTPSPKGTELNATVTTESRLTTPEQFGNILLRTNPDGSSVRIKDVGRVELGGADYSTLARTNGKPSAAIAIKLAPTGNALATATAVRAKMEELSKTFPADYQYSVPYDTSAFVKISIEEVIKTLLEAVVLVFLVMYLFLQNFRATLIPTLVVPIALLGTFGALLAFGFSINVLTMFGMVLAIGILVDDAIVVVENVERIMSEEGLSPREATRKAMGQITGAIIGITLVLTAVFIPMAFFSGSVGNIYRQFSLSLISSMAFSALLALTLTPALCATLLKPVEAGHHHEKTGFFGWFNRTFARASTSYQGVVARILKRTGRYLIIYAVIIVGVVVLFKRLPSSFLPDEDQGYMITVVQLPNGATQDRTIGVLKQIEDYYLQKESKVVDQMITVAGFSFFGRGQNGGIAFVRLKDWKERTGAGETAQALVGRAFGALSFIKDAIIFPLNPPAISELGNSSGFDFRLQDRTGQGHAKLMEARNMMLGMAAKSPVLMGVRPEGQEDAPQLQIDIDREKAKALGVTVASINSTLSIAFGSNYVNDFIYEGRVRKVIVQAEGSDRRLPDDLTKLRVRNSNGDMVAFAAFATSKWVMGSPRLERYNGMPAVKLAGQAAPGRSTGEAMRVMEENFAKLPPGFGFEWSGQSYEERLAGSQEPILYTLSLIIVFLCLAALYESWSIPFSVLLVVPLGVLGALLGVTLRGMPNDVYFKVGLIATIGLSAKNAILIVEFAKDLQAQGKGLIEATLEAVHLRFRPILMTSMAFILGVLPLAIATGAGSGSQRAIGTGVMGGMITATVLAIFLVPVFFVVVRKRFKGSARQRMLDQKWHEPKEEI, encoded by the coding sequence ATGGCCAAGTTTTTTATCGACCGGCCGGTGTTCGCGTGGGTGCTCGCGCTGATCATCGTGCTGGGCGGCATATTGGCGATCCTGCAGTTGCCGATCGCGCAATATCCGAACATCGCCCCGCCGACGATCTCGGTCACCGCCACCTACCCGGGTGCGTCGGCCAAGACGCTGGAGGATTCCGTCACCTCGGTGATCGAGCAGGAGCTTAACGGCGCCCCTAACCTGCTCTACTACAACTCCACCAGCGAGTCGTCCGGCCTGGCGAGCATCACCATCGCCTTCGCGCCGGGGTCGAACGTCGACCTGAACTCGGTCGAAGTGCAGAACCGCCTCAAGCGCGTGGAAGCGCGCCTGCCGGCTGAAGTGCGCCAGCAGGGCGTGCGCGTGGACAAGGCCGGGAACAACTACATGATGTTCCTGACCGTGTCGTCCAAGTCCGGCACGGCTGATGCGATCCAGCTCGGCAACTATGTCTCGGCGCAGGTGATCGACTCGATCCGCCGCGTGCCGGGCGTGGGCCAGGCCGACCTGTTCGGCACCGAGTACGCCATGCGGATCTGGCTGGACCCGGCCAAGCTGACCGGCTACAACCTGACCCCGACCGACGTCACCGCCGCGGTGGGCGAGCAGAACATCCAGGTCGCCGTGGGCGAGCTGGGCGGCACGCCCTCGCCCAAGGGCACCGAGCTCAACGCCACCGTCACCACCGAAAGCCGCCTGACCACGCCGGAGCAGTTCGGCAACATCCTGCTGCGCACCAACCCGGATGGGTCGTCGGTGCGTATCAAGGACGTGGGCCGCGTGGAGCTGGGCGGCGCCGACTACTCGACGCTGGCCCGCACCAACGGCAAGCCGTCGGCGGCCATCGCCATCAAGCTGGCCCCGACCGGCAACGCGCTGGCCACGGCCACCGCGGTGCGCGCCAAGATGGAAGAGCTGTCCAAGACCTTCCCGGCGGACTACCAGTACTCGGTGCCTTACGACACCTCGGCCTTCGTCAAGATCTCCATCGAGGAAGTGATCAAGACGCTGCTGGAAGCCGTGGTGCTGGTGTTCCTGGTGATGTACCTGTTCCTGCAGAACTTCCGCGCCACGCTGATCCCGACCCTGGTGGTGCCGATCGCGCTGCTGGGCACGTTCGGCGCGCTGCTGGCGTTCGGCTTCTCGATCAACGTGCTGACCATGTTCGGCATGGTGCTGGCCATCGGTATCCTGGTGGACGATGCCATCGTGGTGGTCGAGAACGTCGAGCGGATCATGAGCGAGGAAGGACTCTCGCCACGTGAAGCCACGCGCAAGGCCATGGGCCAGATCACCGGCGCCATCATTGGCATCACGCTGGTGCTGACCGCGGTGTTCATCCCGATGGCGTTCTTCTCGGGCTCGGTGGGCAACATCTATCGCCAGTTCTCGCTGTCGCTGATCTCGTCGATGGCGTTCTCGGCGCTGCTGGCGCTGACGCTGACCCCGGCACTGTGCGCGACGCTGCTCAAGCCCGTCGAAGCCGGCCATCATCATGAGAAGACGGGCTTCTTCGGCTGGTTCAACCGCACCTTCGCGCGCGCGTCGACCAGCTACCAGGGCGTGGTGGCGCGCATCCTCAAGCGCACCGGCCGCTACCTGATCATCTACGCGGTCATCATCGTCGGCGTGGTGGTGCTGTTCAAGCGCCTGCCGTCGTCGTTCCTGCCCGACGAAGACCAGGGCTACATGATCACCGTGGTGCAGCTGCCCAACGGCGCGACCCAGGACCGTACCATCGGCGTGCTCAAGCAGATCGAGGACTACTACCTGCAGAAGGAAAGCAAGGTGGTGGACCAGATGATCACGGTGGCGGGCTTCTCCTTCTTCGGGCGCGGCCAGAACGGCGGTATCGCGTTCGTACGCCTGAAGGACTGGAAGGAACGCACCGGCGCCGGCGAGACCGCGCAGGCGCTGGTCGGCCGTGCCTTCGGCGCGCTCTCGTTCATCAAGGACGCGATCATCTTCCCGCTCAACCCGCCGGCGATTTCCGAGCTGGGCAACTCCTCGGGCTTTGACTTCCGCCTGCAGGACCGCACCGGCCAGGGCCACGCCAAGCTGATGGAAGCGCGCAACATGATGCTCGGCATGGCGGCCAAGAGCCCGGTGCTGATGGGCGTGCGCCCGGAAGGCCAGGAAGACGCGCCGCAGCTGCAGATCGACATCGACCGCGAGAAGGCCAAGGCGCTCGGCGTCACGGTGGCCAGCATCAACTCGACGCTGTCGATTGCGTTCGGCTCCAACTACGTCAACGACTTCATCTATGAAGGCCGGGTGCGCAAGGTGATCGTGCAGGCAGAAGGCTCAGACCGCCGCCTGCCGGACGACCTGACCAAGCTGCGCGTGCGCAACAGCAACGGCGACATGGTGGCGTTTGCCGCGTTCGCGACCTCCAAGTGGGTGATGGGCTCGCCGCGCCTGGAGCGCTACAACGGCATGCCGGCGGTGAAGCTGGCGGGCCAGGCCGCGCCGGGCCGCAGTACCGGTGAAGCCATGCGCGTGATGGAAGAGAACTTCGCCAAGCTGCCGCCGGGCTTCGGCTTCGAGTGGTCCGGCCAGTCTTATGAAGAACGCCTGGCCGGCTCGCAGGAACCGATCCTGTACACGCTGTCGCTGATCATCGTGTTCCTGTGCCTGGCCGCGCTGTATGAAAGCTGGTCGATCCCGTTCTCGGTGCTGCTGGTGGTGCCGCTGGGCGTGCTGGGTGCGCTGCTCGGCGTGACGCTGCGCGGCATGCCCAACGACGTGTACTTCAAGGTGGGCCTGATCGCGACGATCGGCCTGTCGGCGAAGAACGCCATCCTGATCGTGGAATTCGCCAAGGACCTGCAGGCGCAGGGCAAGGGCCTGATCGAAGCCACGCTGGAAGCGGTGCACCTGCGTTTCCGACCGATCCTGATGACGTCGATGGCGTTCATCCTGGGCGTGCTGCCGCTGGCGATCGCCACCGGCGCGGGCTCGGGCAGCCAGCGCGCCATCGGTACCGGCGTGATGGGCGGGATGATCACGGCCACGGTGCTGGCGATCTTCCTGGTGCCGGTCTTCTTCGTCGTGGTGCGCAAGCGCTTCAAGGGCAGTGCACGCCAGCGCATGCTGGACCAGAAGTGGCACGAGCCGAAAGAGGAAATCTGA